One segment of Tamlana crocina DNA contains the following:
- a CDS encoding RagB/SusD family nutrient uptake outer membrane protein: protein MKKIVLLLTITAALFVVGCDKEDFLDQPLQGRETLDDFLSNPDNLEGFVNGLYRKVNGEKWWMVNFQRQINDMATDDNWAGNTAQPRPDIFGIAQYNVFAGSTYFNAFWEHNYIGITRVNIALDNLPESPISEDLKSRFTGEAQFLRAFFYFELVRNFGGVPIVTTYSELFDPSINDKTRATVAEVYALIEDDLEDAINGLPEKSEYAAEDLGRATKGAAQALLAKVYLFQEKWAEAQAMAKTVMDSGEYSLEPDFADIYKVGNANGVESIFGVEFVSNPNLVDVGGYLSQTNGSRGDGGWGWGSPTSDLENAFLSEGDNIRLRSTIIKHGEPVFGDPDVTEFDGKPTENKSGRTNRKYYLPKAERPANYVQGQLPGHVLYLRLADVILMHAEAAFFNGDETSAKNSLKLVRDRVGLSTNMSLTGSALRDAIWKERRLELALEQHRLYDLRRQKINGVPRIALILGPNGSFVKYNTEVSTDPFETTNLKESQDSGVLFDPSIHLLWPIPPEEIQASRGNLEQNPGY from the coding sequence ATGAAAAAGATAGTATTATTATTAACAATAACGGCGGCCCTTTTCGTAGTGGGTTGCGATAAAGAAGATTTTTTAGATCAGCCTCTACAGGGTAGAGAAACGTTAGATGATTTTTTAAGTAATCCAGATAACTTAGAAGGCTTTGTTAACGGTTTGTACAGGAAAGTAAATGGAGAAAAATGGTGGATGGTTAATTTTCAGCGTCAAATCAATGACATGGCAACCGATGATAACTGGGCAGGAAATACGGCACAGCCAAGACCAGATATATTTGGAATAGCCCAATATAATGTATTTGCCGGTTCAACGTATTTTAATGCATTTTGGGAGCATAACTACATTGGTATTACAAGGGTAAATATTGCGTTAGATAATCTTCCAGAGAGTCCTATTTCTGAAGATTTAAAAAGTCGATTTACAGGTGAAGCACAATTTTTAAGGGCATTTTTTTATTTTGAGTTAGTTAGGAATTTTGGAGGTGTACCAATTGTTACCACCTACAGTGAGTTATTCGACCCATCTATTAATGATAAAACAAGAGCAACCGTAGCAGAGGTTTATGCTTTAATCGAGGACGATTTAGAAGATGCGATAAACGGATTGCCAGAAAAAAGCGAATACGCGGCAGAAGATTTAGGTAGAGCAACCAAAGGTGCAGCTCAAGCTTTGTTAGCTAAAGTGTATTTGTTTCAAGAAAAATGGGCAGAAGCTCAAGCTATGGCAAAAACAGTAATGGATTCGGGAGAGTATAGTTTGGAGCCTGATTTTGCCGATATTTATAAAGTAGGCAATGCCAATGGCGTAGAATCAATATTCGGTGTAGAATTTGTAAGTAATCCTAATCTAGTAGATGTTGGAGGTTATCTTTCTCAAACCAACGGAAGTCGTGGAGACGGAGGCTGGGGCTGGGGCTCGCCAACAAGCGATTTAGAAAATGCATTTTTAAGTGAAGGCGACAACATCAGGTTGAGGTCAACAATAATTAAACATGGCGAACCTGTTTTTGGTGATCCAGATGTTACGGAATTCGACGGCAAGCCTACTGAAAATAAGTCAGGACGTACCAACAGAAAATACTATTTACCCAAAGCAGAAAGACCAGCAAATTATGTGCAAGGTCAATTGCCAGGACATGTACTTTACTTAAGGTTAGCTGATGTTATTTTAATGCACGCAGAGGCTGCATTTTTTAATGGCGATGAAACTTCGGCTAAGAATTCTTTGAAGCTAGTTAGGGATAGAGTAGGATTAAGCACTAATATGTCCTTGACCGGTTCTGCTTTGAGAGACGCAATTTGGAAAGAAAGACGTTTGGAATTGGCTTTGGAACAGCATAGGTTGTACGATTTAAGAAGACAAAAAATTAATGGGGTTCCTAGAATTGCATTAATCCTAGGTCCTAATGGGTCTTTTGTAAAATATAATACCGAGGTAAGTACCGATCCATTTGAAACAACAAATTTAAAAGAGTCTCAGGATAGTGGTGTGTTGTTTGATCCGAGTATACATCTACTTTGGCCTATTCCTCCTGAAGAAATACAGGCTTCTAGAGGTAATTTAGAGCAAAACCCTGGATATTAA
- a CDS encoding TonB-dependent receptor, protein MRLTRLIMLSFLLLGFTVIAQNTVTGAITDQNGQPLPGVNVVEKNTTNGVASDFDGNYSITVNDGATLVFSYIGYKTKEVSVSGRQNIPITLQEDSAQLDEVVVIGYGAVKRDKIATSIASVDGEEITKQVASNAAEALQGKAAGVQVLSSGGSPGASPKILVRGITTVLGSSSPLIVIDGILQPSGTSLNAVNAQDIKSMDILKDAAASAIYGSRASNGVVLITTKRGKSGKAKISFDFNYGVQSWDKIEMAGAQEYIEVINTRRTNDNASPLYDPNDYGEGTDWWDEVVRDYTPVVNANLRASGGDEKLKYAASLSFFDQESNYAKGYYQRVTGRFNVDFKISDKVTLKQDLSPRSEKWENTPDLLFNSIRIDPLTEVYLPQSERVGRNIYSIYPVSNNLVPNPVAQIAQLFAENKYYGLLSNTQLEYKISPAFTLASQVGLNVDALTWETFNPAYEFDPNRRRLVNQYTKNVTQNFDYVINNTITFEKTILDKHYLNVVGGVLFDSESTNYLRGSREGIPSDTDPRLWQLDAAVNDEGLLISATGNQGKQNILSGVFRTIYSFDNKYTINASVRVDQSSRFPKDRRTGIFSSASVAWDVDSEDWFTSETINNLRLKAGAGELGNQNIDRDGSFFTVGSDNVILGGQSVVSNFLSQFGNQDLRWETVKDKNFGVDLGLFNNALTFSGEYYVKTSEDLLNQVEQPGYTGIPGTVARNVGSIESKGIDIALGLNKTWNDFNLGVNLTLSSNESRTIELDPSNEVILGQKRATLGNRNVKITEVGEIVGLFQGYQTDGIFQNPTELNSHTSEDGTIIQPNAQVGDLRFVDQNKDGKIDDADLTTIGNPFPDFFGGLNINMSYKNIDLSMQWYGTFGNDVYNGNLEYIRSGTQNLNVLAGTTDVVWSPTNTNASFPRLTELDLNGNYKNPSDLFIEDGTYVRLRNIQLGYNFKVKGFEKCRLYVSGQNLITFTNYSGFDPEVQNQPRGVNIIDALGVDFGRNPISKTYLVGLNLSL, encoded by the coding sequence ATGAGACTTACAAGATTAATAATGCTCAGCTTTTTGTTGCTGGGGTTTACGGTAATAGCCCAAAATACAGTTACGGGTGCTATTACAGACCAAAATGGACAACCGTTACCTGGGGTTAATGTTGTTGAAAAGAATACAACTAATGGAGTGGCGTCCGATTTTGATGGAAATTACTCAATAACGGTAAATGATGGTGCAACTTTGGTGTTCAGTTATATTGGATACAAAACTAAGGAGGTGTCCGTTTCTGGTAGGCAAAATATACCCATTACGCTTCAGGAAGATAGCGCACAATTAGATGAAGTGGTTGTTATTGGGTATGGTGCGGTTAAAAGAGATAAAATAGCCACATCTATTGCTTCTGTAGATGGCGAAGAAATTACCAAACAAGTAGCTAGTAATGCTGCGGAAGCGTTGCAAGGTAAAGCCGCAGGTGTTCAGGTGTTATCTTCGGGAGGTTCTCCGGGTGCTTCTCCAAAAATTTTGGTTCGTGGTATCACAACTGTTCTTGGGTCTTCTAGTCCTCTAATTGTTATCGACGGTATTTTGCAGCCTAGTGGCACTTCATTAAACGCTGTTAATGCTCAAGATATTAAAAGTATGGATATTTTGAAGGATGCTGCAGCATCAGCCATATATGGTTCAAGAGCTTCAAACGGAGTGGTGTTGATAACAACAAAAAGAGGAAAATCAGGCAAGGCAAAAATAAGTTTTGATTTTAACTACGGTGTTCAGAGTTGGGACAAGATTGAAATGGCAGGGGCGCAAGAATATATAGAAGTTATAAACACAAGGAGAACAAATGATAATGCGTCTCCACTTTACGATCCAAATGATTATGGTGAAGGAACCGATTGGTGGGATGAGGTAGTTAGGGATTATACACCGGTGGTTAATGCAAACCTAAGAGCTTCAGGTGGAGATGAGAAGCTTAAGTATGCGGCTAGTTTAAGTTTTTTCGATCAAGAATCCAATTACGCAAAAGGTTATTATCAAAGGGTTACAGGTCGTTTTAACGTAGATTTTAAGATTTCTGATAAAGTTACCTTAAAACAAGACCTTAGTCCTAGGTCTGAGAAGTGGGAAAATACGCCAGATTTATTATTTAATTCTATAAGAATAGATCCTTTAACCGAAGTATATCTTCCGCAAAGTGAAAGAGTAGGGCGCAATATATATAGTATATACCCTGTATCTAATAATTTAGTGCCAAACCCAGTTGCCCAAATTGCTCAACTGTTTGCTGAAAACAAATATTATGGTTTGTTGTCTAATACCCAATTGGAATATAAGATATCGCCTGCTTTTACCTTAGCATCTCAAGTAGGTTTAAATGTTGATGCTCTAACTTGGGAAACATTTAATCCGGCCTACGAATTTGATCCTAATAGAAGGCGATTGGTTAACCAATACACAAAAAATGTTACTCAGAATTTTGATTATGTAATTAACAACACAATCACCTTTGAAAAAACAATTCTCGATAAGCATTATTTAAATGTTGTTGGGGGTGTTCTTTTTGATTCAGAAAGCACTAATTATTTAAGAGGTTCACGAGAGGGCATACCTAGCGATACCGATCCAAGACTTTGGCAGTTGGATGCCGCTGTTAATGATGAAGGACTACTTATTTCTGCCACTGGAAATCAAGGTAAGCAGAATATTCTTTCGGGAGTTTTTAGAACCATTTATAGTTTTGACAATAAGTACACAATAAACGCATCGGTACGAGTTGATCAATCCTCTCGTTTTCCAAAGGATAGAAGAACAGGTATATTTTCTAGTGCCTCGGTAGCTTGGGATGTGGATTCTGAGGATTGGTTTACTTCAGAAACTATTAATAATTTACGTTTAAAAGCTGGTGCGGGAGAATTGGGAAATCAAAATATAGATAGAGATGGTTCGTTTTTTACAGTTGGTTCAGATAACGTTATTCTAGGAGGGCAGAGTGTTGTCTCTAACTTCTTGAGTCAGTTTGGTAACCAAGATTTAAGATGGGAAACTGTAAAAGATAAAAACTTTGGCGTTGATCTTGGGCTGTTTAATAACGCCTTGACTTTTTCGGGCGAATATTATGTAAAAACCTCTGAAGACTTGTTAAATCAAGTAGAGCAACCAGGTTATACCGGTATTCCGGGTACAGTTGCTCGTAATGTTGGAAGTATAGAATCTAAAGGTATCGATATCGCTTTAGGATTAAATAAAACTTGGAACGACTTTAATTTGGGGGTTAACTTAACTCTATCTTCTAATGAAAGTAGGACTATAGAACTCGACCCCTCAAATGAGGTCATTTTAGGGCAAAAGAGAGCAACATTAGGTAATCGAAATGTTAAAATTACAGAGGTGGGTGAAATAGTAGGTTTATTTCAGGGCTATCAAACAGATGGGATTTTTCAAAATCCAACGGAATTAAACTCACATACTTCAGAGGATGGGACTATCATTCAACCAAATGCTCAAGTAGGTGATTTGAGATTTGTAGATCAAAACAAAGACGGTAAAATTGACGATGCAGATTTAACGACCATTGGTAACCCGTTTCCAGACTTTTTTGGAGGGTTAAATATAAACATGAGCTATAAAAATATAGACTTATCTATGCAGTGGTACGGTACATTTGGTAATGATGTTTATAATGGTAATTTAGAATATATAAGATCAGGTACTCAAAATCTAAACGTTTTGGCAGGCACAACAGATGTGGTATGGTCGCCAACCAATACTAATGCGAGCTTCCCTAGACTTACTGAACTTGATCTAAATGGCAACTATAAAAACCCATCCGATCTTTTTATTGAGGATGGTACCTACGTTAGGTTGCGTAATATACAATTGGGGTACAACTTTAAAGTTAAAGGGTTTGAAAAATGTAGATTGTATGTGTCCGGACAGAATTTAATAACGTTTACAAATTATAGTGGCTTTGATCCTGAGGTTCAAAATCAGCCAAGAGGAGTAAATATTATTGATGCATTAGGGGTAGATTTTGGAAGAAATCCAATATCAAAAACGTATTTGGTAGGGTTAAATTTAAGTTTATAA
- a CDS encoding glycoside hydrolase, which translates to MGYRFFKVSFCLLLVLAVFGCSRDKATDPNDPKFDDPEEGIVLNLDNTFQIIDHFGASSGFQDQWVGKWPDASKNKVAKWLFSTESNTSGDPEGIGLSLWRTIIGEGSADQANSGFSASNWFREMECYLAPDGTYDWSKQAGQRWFMSKAKEYGVDKFTAWTGSPPFFMSKNGFVFSTSDESSFNCQPDKYDDFANFLADVVKKYEDDGYNITALCPFNETQYEWNATVGEAQQSGTRATNAEIATVTRIIDETFTEKGINAQIMIPEAAQLKYLFEGSGNTVNQVNDFFNPSSANYIGNLTNLSKNIAGHSYFSNETTNESLRQRKSLRTTLENYGLNYWQTEYSLLGTAYQQNKDVSTFQEIDYALWMSRIIHTDLVFGNATGWSFWTALNSSTFGDHPYRFNLVLWTPNSNSPTHTDGTVEDNKLLWALGNYSRFVRPGMVRFEVKDPDYSDNTSVENFMISGYKSTSGNDLVLVCVNNTNSNREIILEEYGTKFEVVNDLFEVYTTSSTKNLKKSTTTYDNIVVPSKSIVTLRAQIK; encoded by the coding sequence ATGGGGTATAGATTTTTTAAAGTATCATTTTGCTTGTTATTGGTTTTAGCGGTTTTTGGATGCAGCAGAGATAAGGCTACAGATCCCAACGATCCTAAGTTTGATGATCCAGAAGAAGGAATAGTGCTAAACCTAGATAACACGTTTCAAATCATAGATCATTTTGGGGCGTCGAGCGGATTTCAGGACCAGTGGGTTGGGAAGTGGCCTGACGCTTCCAAAAATAAAGTAGCAAAATGGTTGTTCAGTACTGAAAGTAATACTTCTGGGGATCCAGAGGGCATTGGGTTGTCTTTATGGAGAACCATTATAGGAGAAGGCTCTGCCGATCAAGCTAATAGTGGCTTTAGCGCTTCTAATTGGTTTCGTGAAATGGAGTGCTATTTAGCGCCAGATGGTACTTATGATTGGTCTAAACAGGCCGGACAGCGCTGGTTTATGTCTAAAGCTAAAGAGTATGGTGTAGATAAATTTACAGCGTGGACCGGTTCACCTCCATTTTTTATGAGTAAAAATGGTTTTGTGTTTAGTACTTCTGATGAGTCTAGCTTTAATTGTCAGCCAGATAAATATGATGACTTTGCTAATTTCTTGGCAGATGTTGTTAAAAAATACGAGGATGACGGTTACAATATCACCGCATTATGTCCTTTTAATGAAACTCAATACGAGTGGAATGCAACAGTTGGTGAAGCACAGCAATCTGGTACCAGGGCAACTAATGCAGAAATAGCCACCGTTACTAGAATTATTGATGAGACGTTTACGGAAAAGGGGATAAATGCCCAAATAATGATTCCTGAAGCGGCTCAGTTAAAATACCTGTTTGAAGGTTCTGGTAATACGGTAAATCAGGTTAATGATTTCTTTAACCCTTCTAGTGCTAATTATATAGGTAATTTAACTAATCTATCAAAAAATATAGCAGGACATAGCTATTTCAGTAATGAAACCACTAATGAGTCTTTAAGGCAACGCAAGTCTTTGAGAACAACACTAGAAAATTATGGTTTGAATTATTGGCAAACGGAGTATAGTCTTTTGGGTACTGCGTATCAGCAAAACAAAGACGTATCAACTTTTCAAGAAATTGACTATGCGTTATGGATGAGTCGTATAATCCACACAGATTTAGTTTTTGGTAATGCTACTGGCTGGAGTTTCTGGACAGCCCTTAATAGTTCTACTTTCGGAGATCATCCATACCGATTCAACCTTGTACTTTGGACACCCAATTCCAATAGTCCAACACATACAGATGGTACGGTTGAAGATAATAAGTTATTATGGGCGCTAGGGAACTATAGTAGGTTTGTTAGGCCTGGAATGGTGAGGTTTGAAGTTAAAGACCCTGATTATAGTGATAATACTTCGGTTGAAAATTTCATGATTTCGGGCTACAAAAGTACCTCGGGCAACGATTTGGTTTTAGTATGTGTTAACAATACCAATAGTAATAGGGAAATTATATTAGAAGAATATGGGACGAAATTTGAGGTTGTAAATGATCTTTTCGAGGTTTATACAACATCATCTACTAAGAACTTAAAAAAATCTACAACTACGTATGACAATATAGTTGTGCCGTCCAAATCAATAGTAACATTAAGAGCTCAGATAAAATAA
- a CDS encoding sulfatase, whose product MFILADDLGAHDLSYAGSSYYETPNIDRIAKEGTEFTQGYAACQVCSPSRASLMTGQDPARHGITDWIGAATGEKWGDYYNTKVMPPEYVHALPEESITIAEALKQNGYKTFFAGKWHLGDVPYGPENNGFDINKGGWEVGGPKGGYYAPWRNPKLDYKYEGENLTKRLALETADFITANKDKPFFAYLSFYAVHGPIETTEAKWKKYRDKAESQGIPESGFEMEARLPIRTVQDNPIYAGLVESMDDAVGVVLSRLKELGLEENTIVVFTSDNGGVASGDAFSTTNYPLRGGKGYQWEGGIREPYLIKAPMIKNAPKQIEYPASGIDFYPTLLDMAGAEKDPNHIIDGVSLVPLLKGGELEDRPLFWHYPHYGNQGGDPVSIIRKGDYKLIHFWEDGRDELYNLSLDPSEANDISANNQEISQNLRKELDTYLESVNARIPKVYAKYDDSKAKAKYEERKTKMKQRLEKQRMDFLSKDFNPNNNWYDSSLNTKD is encoded by the coding sequence TTGTTTATCCTTGCAGACGATTTGGGTGCACACGATTTAAGCTATGCAGGGAGTAGCTATTATGAAACGCCTAATATTGATCGTATAGCAAAGGAAGGAACTGAGTTTACACAAGGTTATGCCGCATGTCAGGTATGTAGTCCTTCAAGGGCCAGTTTAATGACAGGTCAAGATCCTGCACGACATGGTATAACAGACTGGATTGGAGCCGCTACAGGTGAAAAATGGGGCGATTACTACAATACCAAAGTTATGCCACCAGAATATGTTCACGCGCTTCCCGAAGAAAGTATCACTATAGCTGAAGCACTAAAGCAAAACGGATACAAAACCTTTTTTGCAGGGAAATGGCATTTAGGAGACGTGCCGTATGGTCCTGAAAACAATGGTTTCGATATAAACAAAGGAGGTTGGGAAGTAGGAGGCCCTAAAGGGGGGTATTATGCGCCTTGGAGAAATCCTAAGTTAGATTATAAATATGAAGGTGAAAACCTTACTAAGCGTTTAGCGTTAGAAACAGCTGATTTCATTACCGCAAATAAAGACAAGCCGTTCTTTGCGTACCTTTCTTTTTACGCGGTACATGGCCCTATAGAAACTACAGAGGCAAAATGGAAAAAGTACAGAGATAAGGCTGAATCACAAGGAATTCCCGAATCTGGTTTTGAAATGGAAGCTAGATTACCTATTAGAACCGTGCAGGATAATCCTATTTATGCAGGCTTGGTAGAGTCTATGGATGATGCAGTGGGCGTTGTTCTCAGTAGGTTAAAAGAGTTGGGTTTAGAAGAAAATACCATTGTAGTATTTACATCTGATAATGGAGGTGTAGCTAGTGGAGATGCCTTTTCTACTACAAACTATCCTTTGAGAGGCGGTAAGGGATACCAGTGGGAAGGAGGCATTAGAGAGCCGTACCTAATTAAAGCACCCATGATAAAAAATGCGCCTAAACAAATTGAGTATCCTGCTTCAGGAATAGATTTTTATCCAACATTATTAGATATGGCTGGGGCAGAAAAAGACCCAAACCATATAATTGATGGAGTAAGTTTAGTACCGCTGTTAAAGGGTGGAGAATTAGAAGACAGGCCCCTGTTCTGGCATTATCCTCATTATGGAAATCAAGGTGGCGACCCTGTAAGTATTATAAGAAAAGGAGATTATAAGCTTATTCATTTCTGGGAAGATGGACGTGATGAATTGTATAATTTATCATTGGACCCAAGTGAAGCAAATGATATTTCTGCGAACAACCAAGAGATTTCACAAAATTTAAGAAAAGAGCTGGATACATATTTAGAAAGTGTAAATGCTAGAATTCCTAAAGTGTATGCTAA
- a CDS encoding glycoside hydrolase codes for MRYKKTNFVHVFVVVWFAGFIGTAGMAQTLQVQLNTEKEHQTILGFGASDAWRCQFVGSNWPEHKKEKIAEWLFSKETDKKGNPKGIGLSMWRFYIGAGTTEQGSDSNIANEWRRAESFIDVNGNYNWKKQEGQQWFLEKAKHYGVDKLLAFSISAPVQWTKNGKGYNGDNKDGEINLKPEYFDDYANFMVEFLKHFDSQGIFFDYLSPINEPQWDWEKKSQEGTPATNQNILKLTKMLDKGIDESGVSTKIVLGEAADLRWLYSNYNKSERGNQIDFFFNEKKELKHLDNTITGHSYFTTWPVDSLIGIRKKLKHKLNEYPGLDYWQSEFCILEKNDDIGGGHQRDLGINTALYVARVIHADLTLANASSWQWWTALTIANFKDGLIYLDTGNPNDLYNKQSLKHDGEYHDSKLLWALGNYSRFVKPGMVRVEVESNRNKEALKKAYNNMMVSGYLDKDTSEVVLVAINYSDEDQVLNVTNCKIENVNVTSENSNLETFKVDGKVVVLKAKSINTLTGSLKK; via the coding sequence ATGAGATATAAAAAAACAAATTTTGTGCATGTTTTTGTTGTGGTATGGTTTGCAGGCTTTATCGGCACTGCTGGAATGGCACAAACTTTACAAGTGCAATTAAATACTGAAAAGGAACATCAAACTATTTTAGGTTTTGGAGCTTCTGATGCTTGGAGGTGTCAATTTGTGGGCAGTAATTGGCCAGAACATAAAAAAGAGAAAATAGCAGAATGGCTTTTTAGTAAAGAAACAGACAAAAAAGGAAATCCTAAAGGTATCGGGCTATCTATGTGGAGGTTTTATATCGGGGCAGGAACTACTGAGCAAGGTAGCGATTCTAATATTGCAAATGAATGGCGTAGAGCAGAATCTTTTATAGATGTTAATGGAAATTACAATTGGAAAAAACAAGAGGGGCAACAGTGGTTTTTGGAAAAGGCGAAGCATTATGGTGTAGATAAGTTATTGGCATTTTCAATCTCGGCCCCCGTACAGTGGACAAAAAATGGTAAGGGGTACAATGGCGATAATAAAGACGGTGAAATTAATTTAAAACCGGAGTATTTTGACGATTATGCCAATTTCATGGTAGAGTTTCTAAAACATTTTGACTCCCAAGGAATCTTTTTTGATTATCTAAGTCCAATAAATGAACCGCAATGGGACTGGGAAAAAAAATCTCAAGAAGGCACGCCAGCAACCAATCAAAATATTTTAAAACTTACTAAAATGTTAGATAAGGGTATAGACGAGAGTGGCGTGTCTACAAAAATAGTGTTGGGAGAAGCAGCCGATTTACGTTGGTTATACTCAAACTACAATAAGTCAGAACGGGGTAATCAAATCGACTTTTTTTTCAACGAAAAGAAAGAACTAAAGCATCTAGATAATACAATTACAGGTCATAGCTATTTTACAACATGGCCAGTAGATAGCCTAATTGGTATACGAAAAAAGTTGAAACATAAACTAAATGAATATCCTGGTCTTGATTATTGGCAAAGTGAGTTTTGTATTCTAGAAAAAAATGATGACATAGGCGGAGGGCATCAACGGGATTTAGGGATAAACACCGCTCTATATGTAGCTCGTGTTATACATGCCGATTTAACCCTAGCCAATGCCAGTTCTTGGCAATGGTGGACAGCTTTGACCATAGCCAACTTTAAAGACGGGCTTATTTATTTGGATACAGGTAACCCGAATGACCTCTATAATAAACAATCGCTAAAACATGATGGAGAATACCACGATTCTAAATTATTATGGGCGTTAGGCAACTATTCAAGATTTGTAAAGCCTGGAATGGTAAGGGTAGAGGTTGAATCAAACCGAAACAAAGAAGCTTTAAAAAAAGCATACAACAATATGATGGTTTCAGGATACCTTGATAAAGATACTTCAGAGGTGGTTTTAGTTGCTATCAATTACAGTGACGAGGATCAGGTTTTAAATGTAACCAACTGTAAAATTGAAAATGTAAACGTTACCTCCGAAAATAGCAATTTAGAAACATTTAAAGTAGACGGCAAAGTCGTTGTCCTTAAGGCAAAATCAATAAATACACTAACAGGATCTTTAAAAAAGTAA